In the genome of Carassius carassius chromosome 12, fCarCar2.1, whole genome shotgun sequence, the window CGACTGGCCTAACCGCTCTGACCAACttatacaattttattattaaaggagGAGGACATCGCACATCTGCCTAGACATATAGTATTTGTGGTAACATGGCTGCCCAGTGGAAGACATGACTATATGCTGGTAATTCATTTACCAAAAGACTGGAATGAAAGCTGTGATAATACATTTCCAGTGGTCAGAgtgaaaaacacaacaaaatgtctTATCTAGGACTGggaataattattcatttataaatgaataaattttgttgttgctttttccTTTATGCACTACTCTATTGAAATTGTTGgaccttttgtttgttttttgccctTCCTAACCAATATTCTTACTGGTGGTTACATGGGGCTGAATGAGAGACGTGACTAGAATATGGCTTCAGCCACAGATGGGAATTACTCAATCAAATTGATAAATGAATCCCCAGTTGTCTAAGTGACAGAAAATACAGATAAGAAATTTTGAAAAGTTGTAaggtatatatatttaattgaatcCATGCCTTAACATTGCTAGCCAATTGTTCCGtataaatgaaatgaatttaTTCTGAACTTGATATGTCAGAACCATACACGCAAAAACAATATGAGCAAGTTGTATGTATATTAAAACAATACATACAGTCATtattaaatcattaataaaatgattttacatggcACAATAGAGACAAACATTAGAGTGAAAACTTTGTTGATTTTTCATTATAGTCACCTTATacatttatcatatttaaaagtCATTCAGCCATCCTGATAACATCAGTatacactgtgtatatataagttttcaaaaaataatttttaaaaccgTAAGACAGAAAAGTAAAAACTTTAGAGTATTTAGCTCACTCATTCTTAAAATCAATTCCCCATTTGAATCTTGCGGAGCCTTTTCTTGTTACGAGACCTGTTAatgaaaagaaatgtatatttaaattttaaaaagtcatggtttaattaattatttaattaattatctaCCAATTCGTTACTGAACCAAAACTTCATATTGTGATAACTCTGAACTTGCTTTAAAGATCTCATGAGATGGAACGGAATGTGACCAGTTTGTTTTGTGGAATGGCAGGAGCTTACTGAACACCCATCTCCTgttggagaaaaaaatatatatatatatcattttatacaGTCActcatcaaaatatttaaaaacttctgtctgttttcttgcCCCCAGTGGTGATCCTTCCTTGTGCTGTAGGTGTAGTTGGGATCAAGTTTGCTGTACAAGGCTCTTTGGAAGATTCCTTTGTCAGTTTCTTTCTACTATCCACCGACTTGATTGCTTTCTTAGCCCAACTGTCATTTGGATCTGAACAAATAGTTTTGTTTCTCTTGGTGTGAAATCTGTTAGGGGGGGAATTGATTAACTGTCAATATTTAATTATCCACCATTTGATTACTGAATTTGAGTAAATAGATAATAATAGATGTAATAGATAATAACTTTGAACTTGCCTTACTGCTTTGATAGGACATAGCGGTGCAGTTTGCATAGAATAATTCACAATGTCTTCAACTGGAATTTTGGTGTCTGACACTTTTAAACAGCAACTTGGTGTACGTCCATCCTCTACTGTAGAAAACATCATTGTATTCAGGTGAGTAATCATTACATTAACAGTATAAGATTCACATATACATTCTCTTATAAAGCTATAATTTCAGATCAACTTTTCAGTCAAGTGGAAGTCACTGAGGTCAAGCCACAATATATAACCAAAGAGTTATGTTTTCTTGCCCCCAGTGGAGATCCTTCCTTGTGCTGTAGGTGTAGTTGGGATCAAGTTTGCTGTACAAGGCTCTTTGGAAGATTCATTTGTCAGTTTCTTTCTACTATCCACCGACTTGATTGCTCTCTTAGCCCAACTGTCATTTGGATCTGAACAAATAGTTTTACTTCTCTTGGTGTAGAACCTACACATGGGGAAAAAACACTGatcttataatttaattatttatcccTTTATTACTGaatctgtttaaaaatgtatattgtgtacatacatatattataaaaCCATGAACTTGCCTTACAGCCCTAACAGGACATATCCCCACATATTGTATgctatatttcaaaatgtcttcaACTGGTATTCTGGTGTTTGACACTTTAAGGCAGCATGATGGAGGTGTCTCATCATCTACTGGAAAAGAACATCAGTAATAGTATTCAGGTGAGTCACCATGGCATTCACAAGAGATGCACCTACATGTACACTCTCTCATAAAGCAGCAGCTCAACTTCTCAAAAGTTACTGAGGCCAGAACATGATATTACTCTAAAGAGTTAAATAAATCTCACCTGATCCTTCAATACTCATCCACCCCATAGAGAAAAGAATAGCAGTAAACAGAGTGAACTTCATCTTGTTCTGTTTCATGCTTCTAATGGTGGAATTCTTGGTTGGGATGAAGTTTCTATGTCGAGGAAGGTCTTTCAGGTCTTCTGTCACAACCTGAAATGACAAATAATAAGGCATAAATATGTTCTTTATTAGCACTACATGGCttatattctagtaatatgcatgctaataagcaacttataggtgttacctattctaaagtgttaacaATTTTTTAAAGCTGTTAAGACAGAAAAgtaaaaaactttaattttacagtatttagCTTTTACCTTAGTATTTATTTAGCTTAGTATTTACCCATTcttcaaagaagaagaaaacactaCTCATCTAATTAAGTAACTGATTTACTTTCATTATGTAGTGTTAAACaatttatacagaaatacttacaATAAATGATGCACCTTGAGTCGCTCCGACTGAATATGTTTATAGCTATGTGGCATGTTACCAAAATGCAAACATTTGCAATAACCAGTTAAAATGCaatttctattatttttctatttctatttaaattttctattaatgcaattattgttatttttagatGTGGTGTTTGCAATTATTCCCTTGTACCCTGGTGcaccaaaaacaaataaaaacgttAACGATTAGTATGTTTACTTCCATTATAAACATAATCGAAagatttaatacaatttaatcgCAGTATTGCCTTAATCGCATTATAATAACATTATGAGAGTACAAGTCTTATTACAGTAGATTTGAGTTCAGGAACATCGTAGGCCTATGCCAGACTCACAACCTGCCTTGAGACTGGGTTGCAAACGCTTTCCCAAGTCTTAAAtaagaaaatgaaaacgaaagaaaGAAGGTGCAGATTTTAATCTAAGAACAAATGTCACATTCCGAGCAAAACAGTATCTTCAATAAACGAACTTCGGGTGTGTGTCACATGATATGTGGCACTCAAAGTGGATATAGCATAAGAAGGTATTAAGTTAGTATATTTTTGTTCGCGTATTTATGCGCTCCAGTTAAGTTAGGTTATTTCGATCGGATGGTTATTTAGAACTGCTCATCGCTGTCTATTACATTTAAACCTTCCCACTACACTATTAAGTGATCTGATTACCTGTCAAGCCGAAGTATGATGAATCAACAGAAATGGACTATAAAGTTCAGGATTCAAATTCCATGAATAATAGGTTATACTAAGCAGCAACGATGTGGGTGGGCCCAGGACCGGATTTACGCATAGGCATTCTAGGCACGTGCCTATGCTCGCTCGGTTTAGGAGGAGGGGGGACGGGGGGCTAAACACAATGAGGagatatataatatgtttttgttattgttatttttatactgTAGCCAAAcctcaatatttatgtaatttaaatagTGAAAACTCACCATACACTGCATTCATCCACCgtgaagaataaaaacagaaaaaaaaaaaatactagtgAACTTCATCTTGAAAAGGTTGAAAAGGTCTGCTGAGGGAGGTCTTTCAGAGGTTCACTGGCACGTCATTCAACTGctgcatgcatgcatacaaaaaataaaaataaaataaaaaaatacattttttgcatttcagacGTTTGTGAAATCTTGCAATGTGAAGCCAAAACGTTAAGCACACTCAGTACCCTTTTAAAAACCCCAGGATGTGTCCTAatcaaataaaaagagaaaatgcagATAGCATATTCATAAAATGTGGGACACTGAAAAGTATATGATAAAAGGCCAAAATTACTTTGATTCATGTGGAATAGTAAAAAGCTTTTGGTATGGTTGAAACATGGGTAATTGAACATTCTCAGACAAATAATACAATATGATGCAATAATGAATTTATTATAAAGACATTAAGAAACTATTATGAAAAGCCTATGTTGTCATGTAGATAGAAAAGTGTTAAATGCACAGTCAAAATTTCTTGACTGTTCTCTAGTTCATTTAACAACAGGCATAGGCTAGGTCTTTTTGAAGGCAAAATATAAATTCTTGCCATACCTAAACCTACCTCTCACACTTTTGACTGACTGAAGGACTGTCCCACATTAGGTATACTGTCCCACTTTTCGAAACCATATTTCCTAAAGTGGGACActagggaatatatatatatatatatatatatatatatatatatatatatatatatatatatatatatagataacatagcaaatgtttaaactgagaaagtttacaattttatgcacaaaatgagctcatttcaattttgatttctgctacaggtctcaaaatagttgggacggggcatgtttaccatggtttagcatctccttttcttttcaaaacagtttgaagacgtctgggcattgaggctatgaattgctggagttttgctgttggaatttggtcccattcttgccttatatagatttccagctgctgaagagttcgtggtcgtctttgacatatttttcgtttaatgatgcgccaaatgttctctataggtgaaagatctggactgcaggcaggccaggttagcacccggactctgctacgacgaagccatgctgttgttatagctgcagtatgtggttttgcatcgtcctgctgaaataaacaaggccttccctgaaatagacgttgtttggagggaagcatatgttgctctaaaacctttatatacctttcagcattcacagagccttccaaaacatgcaagctgcccataccgtatgcacttatgcacccccataccatcagagatgctggcttttgaactgaacgctgataacatgctggaaggtctccctcctctttagcccggaggacacggcgtccgtgatttccaacaagaatgtcaaatttggactcgtctgaccataaaacactattccactttgaaatagtccattttaaatgagccttggcccacaggacacgacggcgcttctggaccatgttcacatatggcttcctttttgcatgatagagctttagttggcatctgctgatggcacggcggattgtgtttaccgacagtggtttctgaaagtattcctgggcccatttagtaatgtcattgacacaatcatgccgatgagtgatgcagtgtcgtctgagagcccgaagaccacgggcatccaataaaggtctccggccttgtcccttacgcacagagatttctccagtttctctgaatcttttgatgatgttatgcactgtagatgatgagatttgcaaagcctttgcaatttgacgttgaggaacattgtttttaaagttttccacaatttttttacgcagtcattcacagattggagagcctctgcccatctttacttccgagagactctgcttctctaagacaaagcttttatagctaatcatgttacagacctgatatcaattaacttaattaatcactagatgttctcccagctgaatcttttcaaaaatgcttgcttttttagccatttgttgccccgtgccaacttttttgagacctgtagcaggcattaaattttaaatgagctaattaagtggataaaagtgtaaaatttctcagtttaaacatttgctatgttatctatgttctattgtgaataaaatattggctcatgtgatttgaaattcctttagttttcattttattaaaatttaaaaaacgtcccaacttttccggaattcgggttgtagtttgagattaatagacctatcccaggggtgtcaaactcagttcctggagggcagtagccctgcagagtttagttctaaccctgctccagcacacatatcatgtagttttcaaataaacctaaatgattagattagctggatcaggtgtgtttaattagggttatatctaaactgtgcaggactgtggccctccaggaactgagtttgacaaccttggcctgtcccatttttgactccctcccactgttaaaatgtaactaagtaatttttactctgagtaaattttaaatgagctactttttacttttacttgagtagattttttagactggtacttttacttgtacttaagtaaaatttcattaatgtaatggtacttttacttgagtagaatatttttgtactctttccacctctgattctaagtagtatatatatttaacataataatatatcatatactttattactttattattgtgatttattaaCCAGTGTAAAAATTCTCGCTGCCAGGAATTATGAAAGAGTTTGTTTTTACTCAGAAATAACATTACCAGTGACAgacataaagtttacatttaaaataaagcctagcttttttttaaaaaaagaaagaaaaatacatagaaaatataaaataaaaacacttagaaCAACATTTCCCACAGTTTTTGTCCTCACACTTCCTTTTCTTCCTGTTTATAATCTGATTTCATTTCTTTGGGACCCTTATATGAGACCCATTTGTGGTTGTCTTTGGCTTTTCCGTATACTCTTCTGTCTTTCTGGTTGTCACTCTGTTCCACTGGCTATTGAGTGGCAGCTCTGTTGCTGTTATCGGTtctgcccttcctcttctcctctccGATGATGCTCCTTCTGCAGGGACAGGATCCTGCTCTCTGTGCTTCATCTTTGCTTCATCCACCTTCCGCATGGCTCTCTTTGTCCAGGCATTGTTAGGATCAGAACAGAGTCTTTTCCCAGATACAGTCTGGATCCTGGAAAGGAAGCATGGAAAGGGCTCATTTTAgtagattaatttttttctgtacttCTAGCAAAGAtaactttatattaaaatatttatattgcctTTATtgcaatttatgtattttttagcaAAGTCAAATGGACAGTCTAGTTTATCTTATGACTTTGTCCTTTTAGGGACTTACTTACACAACTGCTGTTATAGGACATAGTTCTTTAGTTTGTATCCTGTAGCTCAATACTTTGTCCAAAGGCAGTCTGCTGCGACCTAGTTTGAGGCAACAACTCAATGTAGGTCCATCTGTACATGTAAACAcaataatgacaaattaatttCAATGGTTGATTATTTATCGTTCATACTTCATGTTGATTGAATGTTTTAGTAGTAATGTTTTAGTGAGTATTCATTTTATTCTCACACAAGTCAACATATACACAAAACCACTCGGTTCTACATCAGAGCTACGGAGGTAAAGTCTCAAAACCACATTTGCAAGCTTTAACTTTACTCTTTCTATTTCAAGTGCACCATTCTACAAGTCATAAAGGCAACTTGTTCGCAGAGAAAAACTTACCAGCGAATGCACTGAAGGACCCCAAACTGACCCAAAAAACACAAGCCGTGAAAATCAGCATCACCTTGATCAAGTCGACTGCTCAACTGTTTTGACCAACTTAGACAAATGTGTTATTAAAGAGGAAACCACACAGCTGCCTACCTGCTAGACAAATAGTATTTGTGGTAACATGGCTGCCCAGTGGAAGACATGACTATATGCTGGTAATTCATTTACCAACAGACTGGAATGAAAGCTGTGATAATACAATAAATctaagtataataaataaaataaaggctaatattatataataaatattataaaaaacaacaacattttataatattttttgaaagcagtatcttatgctcacctgACTGAATttgttttgatcaaaaatacagcaaaaacagtaatattttgaaatattattaggcTATCATTCAAAatagttgttttcttttttaatatacttcaaaagtaatttatttctgagatgtcaaagctgtattttcagcagccagtactccagttttcagtgccagatgatctttcagaaaccattctagtatgaaacatattttattattataaatgttgaaagcagttgtgcttcttaatatttttgtggaaactgtgatatatttttttcaggattcttgataAAAGTAAACTGCAAAACAACAGCAATTATTGAAAAttgatttaaaacagaaatctttgttaatcttattaatgtctttaatgtcaccaTTGATCTATTTAattaatccttgctgaatataagttttcgaaaataaaaataaaaatcttactgagcaaaacttttgaacagtagtgtaaattacAATATTAATGCAAGTTTTGGGTCTTATTGTGCATAATTCTCTTTTCATTGCTTTGTCCTTGTCCTTACATCGTCTGCCTCTGAAACAATCCTATTTCTCGACCTGAAACAATACCTTTCGACCCTTCCCACCAACCACTGTCCCAAATGTTTGATCCAATCAGTCTCTGTCAAATTACAGAAGTAAAACTAGTTTTGAACAGTGATATGTGTTGCCTTACGATAAGTACAATAAACTTCTAATAACCAGTATGGGTTTTGCATATATAAAGtcaaataataacatttcatcTTTCACTGTCCACTGACGGCCAACGTGACTAAATAAGAGAGGAAAATGAGAGGCGTAAAAGACAAACCACATCCAAATATGTAAAACAGCTCATCCGTCAATAAGCCACAGGTACACTTTCACCCTCACTCTAAACCAAATGCAGCCCTCCCATGTGAAACTGCTCCTGAGCTTATCTACACCTGACTGTACTTCCTGTGTCATCACACATACAACATCGGTCGAAAATGTGTTAATGTCTTTTATGCCTCTAGATTAACATGCTATGATGAATACTAAGTCAATAAATAGAACATATATTTGGTGTCATAAAGAATTTGATAGAATTTGCTTAGTTAAAAGACCATTTTTAAGCGCATGTCATGGAAATAACACACGTGGAAACTAAACAAGGGGGAAAAACCATCCAAACCAAAGCTAGCTCTGTGTATTAGCAGGTTCTTCCTCCTACAATTTGGTCTGCAACACTCATGCAGTGGCAGGTGCTCCACATCCCCTGCATGAACCCTCATATTGAGCTCTCAcagtgaggttttgctctctcaCAACCTCCATACTACTACTGTGGAAAGCATTGAGTCTTTAATTTCAGCCATTGTGGAGCATCAGTAGGCCAAAGATGTACTGTTCCATCATGCCATCTAGTTTGCACCCATCTTTGACTGTTCATTAATAAGGTAATCTTTGATAAACTGCTTATAATGTTCATCTtttgtaagtcattttggataaaatcatctgctaaattaataaatgtaaatgttgtggCTGGCAGATGTCTAGTAGAATGGAATACAGCTTTAGTAGTGTTATTCTGGGTGTGTTGTTCTGTTGCTCAACTTGAATAATACGTTCGACAAAATACTCATCTTTCGCTTCATTCTGTGCCCCATGGGTGTTAAACGAGAGCTGGTAGAAAGTTGTCTACTTGCCATTTAGCACAGCTGGAAAACCACAAGGAGGTATGTAAGATGATGACTGGCCAAATTAACCATAGGAAAGAAACGAGGACATTCGCTATTCCTCAGAATTGGGGAAGTgggtatatataaacacaatgaCCTACTTAAGCGCATACTAATTTATTATTTGTGTGCTAGAAGAACAgttagaaaatgttattttagttcTGCCTCCTTATTTTAACtagaaaagaataaaaatcatattttgatcaatttaaaactAGCAGCAATTTACACTTATTGTAAAAAGGTAGATGCTATATAGCACACTCAGTGTAAATTATACTACTTGAACCAAGCAGCAGttgtttacactaagtgcaaatagtgataaattatgtataaatgtgtaaataaaagtAACATGCTATTTGTTCTAAAGGTTAAATATCTGTTATCTTAGTCAAAACAGCCTTTGTACGGTTGGCTGTTTGTACTTTTGGAAATAGACACTTACTATaccatttacattaaatgcatttagcagacacttttatccaaagcagtgcattcaggctatacaattttttttttttacctaacatgtgttccctgggaatcaaacccacaaccttttgcacttctAACACAATGCTTTACTACTgagctattatgctttttcacattttcaacttTAACAACCGGTTTGGACTACAACGTATATTTTCCGgggttttgtgatgtcacaaatacCAACAAATaggacgagacctggttgagctgctagtgttatcactatgtcagagacacgctagctttcccaaggcagacaaACTTAGAGTGGTTACTATCATCCAGGTTTAAATCatgctcaaattgatttgattttgacgcaATATTTACACTAAAGCTCGCAGGcggctatggtaaggggcataacatttcctgACCAGGCACAGAGtggtgccaatcacaacacacactgacctacTGTAGCCAATCACTCACCgcacattttgtattttgtaaaggctggccttcatttgatacaggaaccaTTAGAGccattcatgccagactggggagagaggtgttgtaataatgtataatatatgaaaaataatgttttttgaacaaccTATTGAGAGAATcatctagtacacccccaaaacaaaaccaagactttgtaaaagagcataataagaGGCCTCTAAATTTACCCCAAAAAGTCTTGTATAGTTCTTGATGTCTTTGGGGGTTTTCATGCTTTCTGTGCTGTGTAGAATTTAGTCAGAGGCATCTAAATTTGGTTTATGATGTTTCATTGCCCACTACTGTAACATATGGATTTCTACCGTTTTGTAGAGTGCTTATGTTTGtggaaaataacatttaagtttTCTTCAAATGCCCAGACAGCGGTCCATCTATTTTCTGAACAATCACTTCAATAATTTCATTTGACTAAATATTGATTTTTAAGGCTACATGGATTAAACAATCACTTCAAAGTATTATGACTCAGAGGATTTCAGTTTATTTGACACCATTATCTCTACACGTacagtaaaattataataatataaaaacttaattgcatcttttaataattttaataaaataacatttatagatatatataatatgaaaccATGATCTGcagttcttttgttttattttacattattcacCAGCAGGACAAATCAAAAAAATTTCAGCTTAATGCCTTCTTGTGCGTTTTTGTGAGTGCGGATCATGGTTTCATATACTAAGTGATTTAATAGACTGATAcagcaaaatataatattaagtGACAAAAGAGCATGGTGCAAACAGCTTTGTagatataaaacatataaaatatagaaaaccttaaaaaatacaaaatcattcTGGTCAATCaataattttcattaataataaactaaaactgccagtaagtggtggtaaatgtcttgaTGATTAAGTGGAgtcattttttcattcatttgatttgttcaaattgctgattcattcaggagtgaagtaaatggttctttatgaatggttcattgaatcattaggcttgttcaacTTGAAGCGGGTCATCAGCATCAGACAGATCCGTGTGTGACTTCAAAGTATtgcaagagcttagagagcagacaactccttgtgcttttgaatcattctcgcggtactttgatgtcatacaccaatcggtctgtgcagcgccactttaGGTACTTGGCACTTCAAAGCCAACgtgactatggccaatggttcagtGTACCAAATGGTTCACCAATTCATTCAAAGcgtggattaagaaattaaatgctaatgtgggttgctcggagatgaaaggttctgatttgtctttatattttggttggcaaaattaTGCAAAACAGACAAACTTGTgtctaaaatagaaaaatattaacttctgaactgttgtataagatgagtataaCATTTGCACTAGTATGATATTGCACTTAGTCTACAGCTCATGTGATGTTTCtgaactatgtgatgtaaatactGTATGAGACACAATTAGGCATTTTgctccatatcttgaattttagggatattctctaggctccatcaggcagtaagttgttgctctgcctcatattagtcatcagtcgactgtatgaaatggcagatgatccacataggtctcgggcagggcaagtgcgttaaatgcgttaataattttaatgcataatttttctccataattaattaatct includes:
- the LOC132154148 gene encoding eotaxin-like, giving the protein MKQNKMKFTLFTAILFSMGWMSIEGSVEDGRTPSCCLKVSDTKIPVEDIVNYSMQTAPLCPIKAVRFHTKRNKTICSDPNDSWAKKAIKSVDSRKKLTKESSKEPCTANLIPTTPTAQGRITTGGDGCSVSSCHSTKQTGHIPFHLMRSLKSRNKKRLRKIQMGN